Genomic window (Gasterosteus aculeatus chromosome 1, fGasAcu3.hap1.1, whole genome shotgun sequence):
CGACTCCTTGGGAAAAAAAGTGACGTATTCAGAAATCACATTCGCAGAGGAGGATTTTTTGGAATTAAGCCCTTCCTCCCAACCATCCAATCATCATGTAATCAATGTAAGGAGCACCTGGTGAGATGAAACCCATTTTATGACTTCATATGCTTAAGGTGATTTAATCACCTTGTATTCTAAAGTGCACTTACTATTATAATATGATCCCTTATACGAGAATCAGTGAGTACACACAAATCAATAGCCGCTGGGTGGCATTGAGTGTGAGTGTGCCAGGGTTTCATAAGGGACAGGCTGAATGAAACCGCTGCAAAATATCTTTCAACGATTACAAATAAATGCAGTTTCACTGATtaagtcatttattttacaacaaaaaCTAATAGGATTGTACAGCTGGAATGGATGGAATTGATCCGGTTTATCGGCCCATTTCAAGGTATCTCCAGCTACGGACCTTTATCCGGTGAATGAGCGGAGCGaacaggaacacaaacagcTCCACCGTGGCCATGCTCTTGTGGAACAGCTTGGTGCGAGCATGCTCGTCCTCCTCCGGCAGGGAGCCGCCATGCTGGGGGCCCGACCCCCCCAGGGCGGATCCGGAGCCAGAGCCGGGAGCCCCCGGGGACGAACCCTGGTTGCCAACCGGCTGGAGgaacgcgctgctgctgctgccgcccgaCCAGCCGTGGCTCAAGCTGGGCTCGTGGTTGCACTCCTGAGCGGCGTCCAGCAGCATCCAGTGCAGCGTGTGCAGCAGCTTGGTCTCGGCTACGCCCAGCTTGTCCTGGTGGCctgtcgggggtcagaggtcagcgtgAGAGAAAGTACAGCTCCGGCATGAAGGGCTAGCGTGCGGTGAGTTTTAGCGCATGAGGGACTTTGGAACTTCTGGGGATGGTGTAGATATCTACTTGTGTCACATATCTTGCTGACATTGTGAAGGCAACAAATATAATGCAGAGCGGCGGATGAATTATGGATCGTATAAGTTGTTTTTAAGCAAAAAGTTACCCGGTTCAAGCtttcttgatgtttttttattatgtcaTTATTAGTGCTCTGGTCCAACTCTTAATCTTACCCGTACATTTTAATGCTCAGTGTATTTTAGTGTCCTACACCAGTGGTCCCAAACCACTGGGCCGTGGACcgctaccggtccgtgggccatttggtaccgggccgtACCACAgaaagaattatttttttttctttctgaaaaatgttttattttgaaaattgccCGGCTTTTCTACTAATTAtatgcgctcgtccctctgacagattccccacgcgtcaccaggcgtttttcttcacgtttacaattgtcctctaaCACGGcgcgtgcacggcagtttcgcccaccagcgaacacagcgcGCGCGACTACTTAcaacccccccacgccccccgtCGGTAGCTCCGCCCGCAACGACAACTACCCCCCCCGTTATTccgccggaccttctcgaccggtccgcgaaatattgtctgacatgaaaacggtccgtgaggtaaaaaaggttggggaccactgtccTACACTGTCTGCGTATTTCGGTGCTTTTATTTCCGATTGTGATAATCCAGACACGTGATGTACTTACTCAGGCGGTTCTATAGCTGCCCTCTGGCTGAAGGAACAtcagctttgtgttttgttgaatGAGCATAACCGTAGGCGGACTGTCCCCTAAAGCGggggtcatgtgtgtgtgtgtgtgtgttgcgtgttCTCACCCAGCCTGTTCCTGTTAGATAGCAGGATGGAGGTGCAGTGGAGTACATGAGGCAGGGCCGCCTGGACCAGCTCCCAGCGGGAGATGCTCTGAATGGCCTCCGACAGCGCCGGCGACAGCCCGTGGAGCTTATTCTCCACCAGCACCCGCTCAAAGGACTGGAGAGGCAGccggagggaaggagagaaagcgACATCAGCAGGGAACTAAAGCCTCTTTCTTCGACTGTCTGAATGCCCCTTGTGGCCCCGAGCAGGGAGATGCCGGTGGGAGAGACAGCTCTGCTTAGATCCAAAAGGATCCGGCGAGGTGTCATTATGGAAACGAGTTTGGGAGAAGGCAGGGGGGAAAATTAATTTGCTAAATGCAAAAAAGTCAAGAGCCCCCTTGATGTGCAGGTGCATTAAGGTAAAAACAGATTATGGAGCGATTATTTCTCCACAGATGGTATTATGAAATAACTCACCACACAAGATGCTTCATACTGTTTTCCCAACTTTGGACGCAGAAATGCActgagaaacacaaaaaacacgcttacataaaatattaaaaatgataaatgtaggGTACGGCATAAAATATCCAGTGTCAGACTGTTTTTCTAATGAAATACACCACAGGACGTGTTTGTACAGCAAACAGCATTTCACAGCAGCTGCCCCACAGGCCACTTGTTCTCTTTGGACCCGCTTCCTGCATTTGCTTTACAGGTGTGTGACATCATGTCTTCTGCATCTGCCTCCGCTCACAGTTAacactcacccccctcccccatttaCAACATTCAATGACACCAGCAAACTGACACACTCGGTGCACACGCATATCCATTCAGGGACGTTGAACTACAAGAAGGCAAAGCATCTTATGTTGGCGCtgaacaggagaaaaaaaaataaacgcaGGTGTCTTTTTAGGGATGACACAGCTGCTCTCATACCCGCGATCCTCCCCCTTTTCTGCCGTGGAAAACACCTGTTATCGATTCCCACTGACGCACGCACCCACCTGGTTTGCCTCCACAGGAAGGTCTGGATGGGGAACGGTATTCCTTTCCCGCACTCCGGCTCGTTATCGTCCAGGCTTTTCCTTTTCACCATTTTGGCCGGACCTACCtgccgccccccgccccccccaaggcccccccctctcccctgtcACCCTCCGTGTGCGAGCGCCGGGGCGCGCGCGGCTGGCTGGCTCTGCCCAGGTGACCGGCGGGATCCGCTCACGACATGATCGGGTTCGTCCTGCGTAAAATGGCTGCAAGTGTCGGTCGGTCGATCGGCGgcaatagagagagagagagagagagagagagagggggagagagagagagatggtgaggggggggggctcggatTTCAGCACCTCCCTCGTCGGACAGCGGCAGTTGATGCTGGTGCTGATTTATCGGCAGACGCAGTGTGCGGCTGCGCCAGATGTTCTCCTTCTTAACCTTTCTTCTGCTTTGtgcgtctttaaaaaaaaattaaaaaacgacACGGCGGTTGACTTTTTTTCGGGGAAAAAGCACGCAAAACGCCCGCAGCTGCGTTGCACGCGTCATCCCTCAGCTGCACATCAACAGGTTGCTTGATGACGGGTGGACGAGGTGTGACGGACAGTCAACAAGGTATGAGGCCACTCCAGGGTCTCTTTTTCAATATCAGATATTACTTTTCAAAGTAACAATACTAacgttagttagttagttctggtagaaaaaaaaggccaattTAAAATATAACGTTAGTGGAGTAGAATTAGTGGCACAAAAGGAAATACCATTCCTCAGTTAATGTAAACGTACCTGTAAATTGCAGTTAACGTGAAATACTCtacttttttaaagcaaatatgCCTTTTTTGGCAAAAACGACATATATAATAATAGTTAactgcattagcattagcttctACAACGCTCGTGTCAGTATGCTAATTAAACCTGAAGCTAACGAACACAGTCCGTTTAGCGCAAATAGAACCCGGAAAACAGTTGAACTTCGTCCAAAGGTCACAAAACGTGCCTACCAGTTCCTCCAAACCTCGCTTACAGACACATAGTTATCGTTTCCTCTTCATTTAACGTGTTGAGGCACAAATAAGTCACGCCTAAGGCAACACCGTGTATGGTAACAAATCCCAAATTGTGGCCACCTGAAAGTCGTAAAGCGGACACTAGAGGGCGCAATTTCACGTTACTGGTTCACGTCACTAGGGGACGCTGTTTTACGTCATTACATTACACACGATTCAAAGCAcatttgataaataaacatgactaacacacatcaaaataaatgaatctagagagacaattcatttttcatttcatttatcacagaTTGAACATTTTACACCGCCGGCAATATTTTTgcaagctttttttaaaatacgcTGGAAATAAATCATACAAAAACCAgcgcaaatgtgtttttatttcctttattaCTGTTCTCATCATCCTGTAGGAGCATTTGTCATCAGTATGTCTCAAACATCGGAAAGAGTGCACACATCTACATGGTCTTTTAAATACACTTACACAGGCAAAGaggagctgtgggggggggatataGGATGCACAGAAAAACACTGGAGGGGCAACCAACaccaggggaggaggggaaagggggcTTGGGGAGTTCCACAATGGTGAGCAGAGAATATGCTAGAACAgttctgttttttattctttttttataatgaattcTAACCGTTGCAAGGTGGCGGTTACTCCCATTCTTCATTTCTCCATCGTTTCGGCTTTCATTTCCTGTGAAGTTACTGGTCCAATCGCACTAAAGGGCCAGGTAGCTGCTCTACTAATGGAATGTTTTCTCATAAAGCTTCATTTTTTCTACTTTTGGTGCAGTTCGGTGGGGCTGAGGAGTTGACCTTGAAGTAGAAACACTAGAATGCGTGCCGGTTTAAAAAATGCTTCAAATAGATCTAATTTATTTTTGCCATGCCAGCATAACAGCATTGTTGAAGCCTAATAAAATCACAGAGCTAAtgtaaaatcaaacaaaaatagTAGCCCATTGGTCTGCGAAAAAGTCGGCGGGAAAGCTTAGCCTTTAAGCGCTTTACTCTGCATAACTGCAGTGGTGTTTCACATTGAAGTGCTAATAAGCCAGTGTAGCTGCAGGGAACATACAAAATAACTGCAACAACCTCCACTACTGTGACagatataaaaagaaaacaacacaaggaACAAATTTAAAAcaacccacaaacaaacaaagaaatcgCGTCACATCTGAGCAGACATGCTTTTCAGCCATTCTTCCGCAATTACAGTTACAAGCCATGTTTCTGGAAGTTAAGTCTATTTCTTGCATTCAGTACCATATTAATTCTGCATGAGCATTATGCAACAGCTGACCATACCGCTTTACCTCATACGAGTGGAATGTGACGATGCTTCTCACACTAACAATTACAGTACAATCGTAAAAACCTTCAAAGCCTTGCTGGACAAACACATCCACTCAAACCTTGGCGTTCAGCCTATCtacaacaagaaagaaaagtccATATTTGAGTGAACGagaataaatgaaatacaaacactGAGGGGCCGTGTCCCATTCGGACCGGGTGAACGAGAAATGAACCCTTGAGTTTGGAAAAATCCCACTGGAAGGGCCGGATGAGTGGCGGATGGACGGGACAGTCAATTACCtacaactggggggggggggggggggcggatggggGTCATGTTGCAGTGAGGGATCATGGGAGAAAACACTGGATGCTTATGAGTGAATGGGAATCCTGGAGGGTTTGCTACGCTCACAAGCCCTGCTTGGCCAGGGCCGCCGTGACGTCCTGGGCCAGCGTGGCCAGCTGGGGCGAATCCAGGACGTTGATGCTGCCGGAGGAGGACAGGCGAGGGGAAGTGCCCCCCGTCTCCACCCCGGGGGAGTGCGTGATGACGATTTCCGCGCCGTGATCCACCCGGGCTTTGGCCGTTTCCCGGAAGGACAGCTTGTGGCTCTCGATCTGTTGGGTGCGGTAATATTCTTTACTTCTACACGAACAGAATACTCGAGTGTCATGTGCgtctttatttccttttaccATAACATTCCCGCCTCCAGGAGTGTGGCTGGTATTCCCCAGAGAGCCGACCTTGGCGGCGGCCTTGTCTTTAAAGTCCAGCTTCACGTTCTCAATTTGTACATTACCTCCGCCTGGGAACAGGAGCAGAAGAAAAGCGTCAAACCCACAGGGGGCATCGCTCGCCCTCCAGGCTTCCACAGAGCCCAGAGCCCAAGTGTGCACTCCACAGCACGCGGCAAGGACACTCAGTCTTTGGTTTTCGAGCTGTCTCAGGGGCTAAATTGTCATCTAAAACGGCACAATGTACACGCTTTCTTCGTAAAAGCTAAAGAAGTGCCGTACCTGGTCTGTGACGGATGTTGGACATGGAGCCACATTTGGCGGTGATGTGGCTCAAGTCGATCTTCTTGGTCTGGATTTGGACCTGTTGGGCCGCGGCACATGTTAACACACGTATACCTGACGGTGTGCAAAGCAGAGGCAGTTCATGCCTAATCGTGTATGTTTAATGTGTGCGTCACTCACATTTCCGCCGCCCGCTGCGTAATGGATTTTGTCCAGGGAGCCACATTTGGCCTGAACGTGGCTGAAGTCCAGTTTGACACTTGGGATCATGACCTGGGAATGACAGGGGGACAGTGGAAGTCACGCACACTTCAAACATTGAGGGCACGGCTGGCTGGGCGGAGCATTAAAAAGCCCCAAAGATAACATCACTCGGGGGAAGTTGGGAACTTTCCCCGGAGGAGTAACATGGATAGACGGCACTCTGGATACAAACCCCTCTGAGCCTCGATTGAAATATACAAACACGAGAGAGTGCTAAGACAGCGCCGGCTgtaaaagaggaaggaagaggagcgcaaaagagaaggagaagagaaaggcGTACATACATTGCCTCCTTTGGGCGAGTGCTTCAGATTGTCCTTGGAGCGGCACTTTGACTGAACATGACTGAAGTCCAGCGTCTCGTGTAAAATTGTAAcctaaaacaaaatacaattcagaaaaagaaaacactataTGTGCCTCGTTTCGAGTGATGGAGTGATACGTGATCTGTACATGCATTTACATTACACGTGCTAGTGAACTGAGAGTTTATtagcaataaaataaataaacatacacaTCTTTGTCcctgttcatttattttattgcaaGTATTCCTGCTTCATGTGCCATTCCGTGttattttgtcaaataaaaataaaaaatattgaaagaataaaaaggtGAATACAGGGCGAAGGAGTATAGGAAGACATTCAGGGGGGGAAAAACCCTTCAGACATCACAAGACACTCGACAGCAAGCCTCCGTCTCCAGTCGACACTGAGCTGACCTGGATTCTCTTGACAGCCCTctgacacacatgcatgtgcacacacacacccacacccacacccacacacacacacagacacacacacacacacacacacacacacacacacacacacacacacacacacacacacacacacacacacacacacacacacacacacacacacaccgttcttAAGATctatttgggtttgtttcctgcacTGCCTGGTCGACAAGGTCAAACAATGACGACGCATCTTCCCTAGAATCAATCTATTACAGATAAATTTATATACTTTGTCACTATTTCGATGACGGATTCTAAATATTCTTTTGACCAAACTTCACTAGTCAAGGCTTGAAAATTAGGTTCCCttgcttttttttataaaagcaaTACGAGCATGTTAACTTGGTCATTTTATAGAAGAATTTCCTCCATAATTAAATTAGCAGACACAAATCCACCAATGTCTTGACAAAATCAGgccaaaaaaatgacatttttaccTATTTAAAAGAAGATCAAACATAAACTCTCTCTGGATACCAGCACGTCACGCTACGTGAAGCCTGCAGTGCTGCTCAGAGACCAAGGTCACCACTTCTATTTACATACTTGTATTATCCTGCAAGTCTGTTTAGCTCAATAGAGTCAGAAATCAAATTCATTCCAGGTTCTGGCAAAAGACTGTTGACGGTGAAAAAAGTGACGCCAGGTGACGTACTTTCATTCCGTGTCCTTGATGCAACTTCTCAATAAGTAATTCCTTCTGCTCGCAATTATTAATACCGAGAGCCGGAGGGAGAATCCTCCACCGCCGCATCCCCAGAGCAAATGATTCTGCAGCTCGACTGCTCCTCGGAGGCAGCGAGAGGAAGTGCCCTCAACAGAACAACGGGTTTGAATCCGCTCAGCTGAGGCTGCTTTTCGGCATTCTCATTCAGGAGACATTTGAGAGACGTAAGTGGGAGGTAGAATAAGGCAACGTCAGCTGAGGAGGCCTGAGGCAGCTTGTGACGGAGAGGATGGCGGACAGGAAGAGGACAGTCAGAGGGAGCGAGCGATGGTGAAGACGTGGAGAGAGATTTCGGAGGGAGACGGTGAAGAAGACGTGTGATACAAATGCCCCTGTGCTCCGATAACAGATAGCAGTGGGATCATAAATCAAAACAACCTAAtccacttttaaaataaaaaaaagtttgattagATAACCCATTTTGCTTGTTATTATActtaatctttttattttacaaatgtcttggacttttttttcaaaataatatatataaatatgccAAACTCTATCTATTATATGCTGCATGCGATACAAATAAAATCTTGCTCCATTTGCAGTAAATAGTATttctcagatttagaggtgtgCAATATACCTGACCTCTACTGCCGCCACGTGGCAGAAAGAAGATGCAAGTTTTGAATTACATCATTATTCAGAACTTTGATGTcaagtaaataaatatgttcacGTGTCTCCGTCAATGAATGCGTCCAAATTAATCCTGCAGAGTGCAGTTGGGACTTGCGGGACCTCGACACGGCCGGTTTTACCTGTCCGCCTTTCGGCTGGTGCTTGAGGTTGGAGGTGGACCCGATCTTGGACTTTACATTCTTCAGGTCAGGCAGGGGCTGATTGAGAACCTTCAGCTGCCGCTGGACAGATGACGGCGACTTGGGCGGGGTCCGGATCACCGCCACCTTCTTCTCCTGGAGGACGCTGAAGGACTTTGGCGTGTGGCTTCCGGGCGTGCGAGAGCCGGGGGTGCGGCAGGAGTAGGTGGGCGGGGTGCCGGGCGTGACGGCGGAGGACCCGGGGGTGGAGGCCCCGCTGCGGACCGAGCGTGAACGCGCAGACTCTGTACCTTGAGAAAAACCAAGACACGCGTCTGGATTACAGCGacgaaggagagagggaggcaggaggagagaacATCCAAAGAAGGAAAACTCCATCGTGTGGCGGAAACACTTtgaaagggagggagaagggaggaagaaagacagaTGGGGAAGGGGGGAAGGACCGCGTAGCGTGGTTCAGAGGTTGTTATCGTATGCGGTTGTCATGGAAGTGTCAGCGCTGCTCAGCCGTTGCTGCCACATTTGCTCACTTTTCGCAAAACAAACAAGCCGGGTCAAACAAGAGTGTTTGACAAGGACGTCGTGGAGGGACGATAAGACAGAGTTTATTCAAACACAGCAAGTAGCAGCCTGTCGTTATGGATCTCAGCTGTTCAGATTGAACacattggaaaactattgaatCAAGGCTGATTTTGGAACAAGACTGGGGAAACTAGCCGGCAAGTTCTCCCTATTTATCAGTGGAAAATTGTCTATGTACTGGAAATAGATGTTTAGGCACATACTGGATTTGCATATTGCAAACCTGTTATACATTAAATGCAGAAAGCACTGGAAGAAGACTTGAAGAATAAATAATCTCAAGACCTCATAGACACGTGAAATGCCTTTAAGAGTAATGCGTGAccgagatgaatgaatgaatgaatgccaaGTCAAGGGATGCTACTCGCTCCTACACATAATTTAgagtctgaaataaaaaccCGCCACAACACTTTGCACTAATACCCAGGTGTCACGTGTCCATGAGCAGGGTGGAATGGGTCTAACAGGAGCTACTCGGTGGTCTACCTGTAATGACAGCGGCTCTTCCAGTCCGGTTGTCCGCTCTGGACTGGATCGCTTTTGAGAGCggcaaaaaaagacaagcaACAAATGGCAGACAGGAGAGGGGAAGGACGTGTAACGTGCTTGAAGTTAGAGAGGGATCGAGAACAATCGCAGTATAAGTGTAGAAAGATCAAAGAGGCAATCTGCTGCGTGAGAGGAGTTCATTTGGGGGAAGTAAAACCAGCCGGAGGGTTCTTTTTTTGTACTTGTGTGCGT
Coding sequences:
- the LOC120827560 gene encoding uncharacterized protein LOC120827560 isoform X16, with protein sequence MADGRQPDEHWASNGQENGENGYSAYSSAYRENGFHGGAGAHPGATVDDSANLPPSPPPSPSAEQIEPVAQGTPTHTKKDHPDKVEVVSQQQDEEEAPEEPPSYQEEVACKQSGDLSLEQADYLTEPQALGSQQVQTPEVLNGGSHEGEHSPSQKGMESHQPLSVAHQSRERTTERAYRSPEKRSSLPRPAKSLTRHIPAAEQDDSTPSRPTSIQSRADNRTGRAAVITGTESARSRSVRSGASTPGSSAVTPGTPPTYSCRTPGSRTPGSHTPKSFSVLQEKKVAVIRTPPKSPSSVQRQLKVLNQPLPDLKNVKSKIGSTSNLKHQPKGGQVTILHETLDFSHVQSKCRSKDNLKHSPKGGNVMIPSVKLDFSHVQAKCGSLDKIHYAAGGGNVQIQTKKIDLSHITAKCGSMSNIRHRPGGGNVQIENVKLDFKDKAAAKVGSLGNTSHTPGGGNVMIESHKLSFRETAKARVDHGAEIVITHSPGVETGGTSPRLSSSGSINVLDSPQLATLAQDVTAALAKQGL
- the LOC120827560 gene encoding uncharacterized protein LOC120827560 isoform X23, giving the protein MADGRQPDEHWASNGQENGENGYSAYSSAYRENGFHGGAGAHPGATVDDSANLPPSPPPSPSAEQIEPVAQGTPTHTKKDHPDKVEVVSQQQDEEEAPEEPPSYQEEVACKQSGDLSLEQADYLTEPQALGSQQVQTPEVLNGGSHEGMESHQPLSVAHQSRERTTERAYRSPEKRSSLPRPAKSLTRHIPAAEQDDSTPSRPTCTESARSRSVRSGASTPGSSAVTPGTPPTYSCRTPGSRTPGSHTPKSFSVLQEKKVAVIRTPPKSPSSVQRQLKVLNQPLPDLKNVKSKIGSTSNLKHQPKGGQVTILHETLDFSHVQSKCRSKDNLKHSPKGGNVMIPSVKLDFSHVQAKCGSLDKIHYAAGGGNVQIQTKKIDLSHITAKCGSMSNIRHRPGGGNVQIENVKLDFKDKAAAKVGSLGNTSHTPGGGNVMIESHKLSFRETAKARVDHGAEIVITHSPGVETGGTSPRLSSSGSINVLDSPQLATLAQDVTAALAKQGL
- the LOC120827560 gene encoding uncharacterized protein LOC120827560 isoform X24, which encodes MADGRQPDEHWASNGQENGENGYSAYSSAYRENGFHGGAGAHPGATVDDSANLPPSPPPSPSAEQIEPVAQDKVEVVSQQQDEEEAPEEPPSYQEEVACKQSGDLSLEQADYLTEPQALGSQQVQTPEVLNGGSHEGEHSPSQKGMESHQPLSVAHQSRERTTERAYRSPEKRSSLPRPAKSLTRHIPAAEQDDSTPSRPTCTESARSRSVRSGASTPGSSAVTPGTPPTYSCRTPGSRTPGSHTPKSFSVLQEKKVAVIRTPPKSPSSVQRQLKVLNQPLPDLKNVKSKIGSTSNLKHQPKGGQVTILHETLDFSHVQSKCRSKDNLKHSPKGGNVMIPSVKLDFSHVQAKCGSLDKIHYAAGGGNVQIQTKKIDLSHITAKCGSMSNIRHRPGGGNVQIENVKLDFKDKAAAKVGSLGNTSHTPGGGNVMIESHKLSFRETAKARVDHGAEIVITHSPGVETGGTSPRLSSSGSINVLDSPQLATLAQDVTAALAKQGL
- the LOC120827560 gene encoding uncharacterized protein LOC120827560 isoform X32, giving the protein MADGRQPDEHWASNGQENGENGYSAYSSAYRENGFHGGAGAHPGATVDDSANLPPSPPPSPSAEQIEPVAQDKVEVVSQQQDEEEAPEEPPSYQEEVACKQSGDLSLEQADYLTEPQALGSQQVQTPEVLNGGSHEGEHSPSQKGMESHQPLSVAHQSRERTTERAYRSPEKRSSLPRPAKSLTRHIPAAEQDDSTPSRPTCTESARSRSVRSGASTPGSSAVTPGTPPTYSCRTPGSRTPGSHTPKSFSVLQEKKVAVIRTPPKSPSSVQRQLKVLNQPLPDLKNVKSKIGSTSNLKHQPKGGQVMIPSVKLDFSHVQAKCGSLDKIHYAAGGGNVQIQTKKIDLSHITAKCGSMSNIRHRPGGGNVQIENVKLDFKDKAAAKVGSLGNTSHTPGGGNVMIESHKLSFRETAKARVDHGAEIVITHSPGVETGGTSPRLSSSGSINVLDSPQLATLAQDVTAALAKQGL
- the LOC120827560 gene encoding uncharacterized protein LOC120827560 isoform X17, whose protein sequence is MADGRQPDEHWASNGQENGENGYSAYSSAYRENGFHGGAGAHPGATVDDSANLPPSPPPSPSAEQIEPVAQGTPTHTKKDHPDKVEVVSQQQDEEEAPEEPPSYQEEVACKQSGDLSLEQADYLTEPQALGSQQVQTPEVLNGGSHEGMESHQPLSVAHQSRERTTERAYRSPEKRSSLPRPAKSLTRHIPAAEQDDSTPSRPTSIQSRADNRTGRAAVITGTESARSRSVRSGASTPGSSAVTPGTPPTYSCRTPGSRTPGSHTPKSFSVLQEKKVAVIRTPPKSPSSVQRQLKVLNQPLPDLKNVKSKIGSTSNLKHQPKGGQVTILHETLDFSHVQSKCRSKDNLKHSPKGGNVMIPSVKLDFSHVQAKCGSLDKIHYAAGGGNVQIQTKKIDLSHITAKCGSMSNIRHRPGGGNVQIENVKLDFKDKAAAKVGSLGNTSHTPGGGNVMIESHKLSFRETAKARVDHGAEIVITHSPGVETGGTSPRLSSSGSINVLDSPQLATLAQDVTAALAKQGL
- the LOC120827560 gene encoding uncharacterized protein LOC120827560 isoform X26 yields the protein MADGRQPDEHWASNGQENGENGYSAYSSAYRENGFHGGAGAHPGATGMESHQPLSVAHQSRERTTPLSLCKSRQRQPSPTRAVLLKLAAQRRGADSPPPRPDSACSLKRSPLVQAELNEARSSSACSRSPPLPREWAEKERAYRSPEKRSSLPRPAKSLTRHIPAAEQDDSTPSRPTSIQSRADNRTGRAAVITGTESARSRSVRSGASTPGSSAVTPGTPPTYSCRTPGSRTPGSHTPKSFSVLQEKKVAVIRTPPKSPSSVQRQLKVLNQPLPDLKNVKSKIGSTSNLKHQPKGGQVTILHETLDFSHVQSKCRSKDNLKHSPKGGNVMIPSVKLDFSHVQAKCGSLDKIHYAAGGGNVQIQTKKIDLSHITAKCGSMSNIRHRPGGGNVQIENVKLDFKDKAAAKVGSLGNTSHTPGGGNVMIESHKLSFRETAKARVDHGAEIVITHSPGVETGGTSPRLSSSGSINVLDSPQLATLAQDVTAALAKQGL
- the LOC120827560 gene encoding uncharacterized protein LOC120827560 isoform X21; the encoded protein is MADGRQPDEHWASNGQENGENGYSAYSSAYRENGFHGGAGAHPGATVDDSANLPPSPPPSPSAEQIEPVAQDKVEVVSQQQDEEEAPEEPPSYQEEVACKQSGDLSLEQADYLTEPQALGSQQVQTPEVLNGGSHEGMESHQPLSVAHQSRERTTERAYRSPEKRSSLPRPAKSLTRHIPAAEQDDSTPSRPTSIQSRADNRTGRAAVITGTESARSRSVRSGASTPGSSAVTPGTPPTYSCRTPGSRTPGSHTPKSFSVLQEKKVAVIRTPPKSPSSVQRQLKVLNQPLPDLKNVKSKIGSTSNLKHQPKGGQVTILHETLDFSHVQSKCRSKDNLKHSPKGGNVMIPSVKLDFSHVQAKCGSLDKIHYAAGGGNVQIQTKKIDLSHITAKCGSMSNIRHRPGGGNVQIENVKLDFKDKAAAKVGSLGNTSHTPGGGNVMIESHKLSFRETAKARVDHGAEIVITHSPGVETGGTSPRLSSSGSINVLDSPQLATLAQDVTAALAKQGL
- the LOC120827560 gene encoding uncharacterized protein LOC120827560 isoform X15 produces the protein MADGRQPDEHWASNGQENGENGYSAYSSAYRENGFHGGAGAHPGATVDDSANLPPSPPPSPSAEQIEPVAQDKVEVVSQQQDEEEAPEEPPSYQEEVACKQSGDLSLEQADYLTEPQALGSQQVQTPEVLNGGSHEGEHSPSQKGMESHQPLSVAHQSRERTTPLSLCKSRQRQPSPTRAVLLKLAAQRRGADSPPPRPDSACSLKRSPLVQAELNEARSSSACSRSPPLPREWAEKERAYRSPEKRSSLPRPAKSLTRHIPAAEQDDSTPSRPTSIQSRADNRTGRAAVITGTESARSRSVRSGASTPGSSAVTPGTPPTYSCRTPGSRTPGSHTPKSFSVLQEKKVAVIRTPPKSPSSVQRQLKVLNQPLPDLKNVKSKIGSTSNLKHQPKGGQVMIPSVKLDFSHVQAKCGSLDKIHYAAGGGNVQIQTKKIDLSHITAKCGSMSNIRHRPGGGNVQIENVKLDFKDKAAAKVGSLGNTSHTPGGGNVMIESHKLSFRETAKARVDHGAEIVITHSPGVETGGTSPRLSSSGSINVLDSPQLATLAQDVTAALAKQGL
- the LOC120827560 gene encoding uncharacterized protein LOC120827560 isoform X34; this translates as MADGRQPDEHWASNGQENGENGYSAYSSAYRENGFHGGAGAHPGATVDDSANLPPSPPPSPSAEQIEPVAQGMESHQPLSVAHQSRERTTERAYRSPEKRSSLPRPAKSLTRHIPAAEQDDSTPSRPTSIQSRADNRTGRAAVITGTESARSRSVRSGASTPGSSAVTPGTPPTYSCRTPGSRTPGSHTPKSFSVLQEKKVAVIRTPPKSPSSVQRQLKVLNQPLPDLKNVKSKIGSTSNLKHQPKGGQVTILHETLDFSHVQSKCRSKDNLKHSPKGGNVMIPSVKLDFSHVQAKCGSLDKIHYAAGGGNVQIQTKKIDLSHITAKCGSMSNIRHRPGGGNVQIENVKLDFKDKAAAKVGSLGNTSHTPGGGNVMIESHKLSFRETAKARVDHGAEIVITHSPGVETGGTSPRLSSSGSINVLDSPQLATLAQDVTAALAKQGL